A genomic segment from Polyangium mundeleinium encodes:
- the rsfS gene encoding ribosome silencing factor, with translation MATKKRSDGGGESPKPARSKTTATKTTTKTKTSKTGAARSPRDVDPGEASGERDTHVAPAVVKAAVKAAKKSARPKLRASHASGQAVRASGAAKTTKRPGLPRRKAEGELRSKAAPGVKKTPLAAPKRAAGRKAPVPETASPARELAVAMAVAGLDKKALGVEILDVRGRVDYADFLVLMTGRSDRHVGSIAQGIEEELGKKKIAPISVEGMSAATWVLLDYGDVVVHVFQEDARQLYDIEGLWMDASRVAVPEGEPGARPALQGNRAQADAGEGFGDDEVEDRTEEE, from the coding sequence TTGGCAACGAAGAAGCGATCGGACGGCGGGGGCGAGTCGCCCAAGCCGGCTCGCAGCAAGACGACTGCGACGAAGACGACGACGAAGACGAAGACGAGCAAGACGGGCGCGGCGCGCTCGCCTCGCGACGTGGACCCGGGCGAAGCGTCGGGCGAGCGGGACACACACGTGGCGCCGGCCGTGGTGAAGGCGGCGGTGAAGGCGGCGAAGAAGTCGGCCCGACCGAAGCTCCGCGCCTCGCACGCGAGCGGGCAGGCGGTGCGCGCATCCGGGGCCGCCAAGACCACGAAGCGCCCGGGGTTGCCGCGGCGCAAGGCCGAGGGCGAGCTCCGCAGCAAGGCCGCGCCCGGCGTGAAGAAGACGCCGCTCGCGGCCCCGAAGCGAGCGGCGGGACGCAAGGCGCCCGTGCCCGAGACGGCCTCGCCGGCGCGCGAGCTCGCGGTCGCGATGGCGGTCGCCGGCCTCGACAAGAAGGCGCTCGGCGTGGAGATCCTCGACGTGCGCGGGCGCGTCGACTACGCGGATTTCCTGGTGCTCATGACGGGCCGGAGTGATCGGCACGTTGGCTCGATCGCGCAGGGGATCGAGGAGGAGCTCGGCAAGAAGAAGATCGCGCCGATCTCGGTCGAGGGCATGTCCGCGGCCACGTGGGTGCTGCTCGACTACGGCGACGTGGTCGTGCACGTCTTCCAGGAGGACGCGCGGCAGCTCTACGACATCGAGGGCCTCTGGATGGACGCGAGCCGCGTCGCCGTGCCCGAAGGCGAGCCGGGAGCGCGACCCGCCCTGCAGGGCAACCGCGCGCAAGCGGACGCGGGCGAAGGGTTCGGGGACGACGAAGTCGAGGATCGGACCGAGGAAGAGTAG